In bacterium, a single genomic region encodes these proteins:
- a CDS encoding SIS domain-containing protein: MHTNATFPAIVPEEIHHVISAISPAQVEALMQAITDADGVFVCGAGRSLLMMQAFAMRLVHLGMQAYVVGETITPAIGPGHLLIAGTGSGQTRITLAMLEAAQAREAKIAALTAHPQSPIGLAADLVVEIPTPVTVARGVVRASVQPPGSLFEQCLLVLCDTMVMMFMQRLGVTEEQMRDRHTKLE, encoded by the coding sequence ATGCACACCAACGCGACGTTCCCGGCCATCGTGCCCGAAGAGATCCATCACGTCATCTCCGCCATCTCGCCCGCGCAGGTCGAGGCCCTGATGCAGGCCATCACCGACGCCGACGGGGTGTTCGTGTGCGGCGCCGGCCGCAGCCTGCTGATGATGCAGGCCTTCGCCATGCGCCTGGTGCACCTGGGGATGCAGGCCTACGTCGTGGGCGAGACCATCACGCCGGCCATCGGGCCGGGGCATCTGCTCATCGCCGGCACCGGCTCGGGCCAGACGCGCATCACGCTGGCCATGCTCGAAGCCGCCCAGGCCCGCGAAGCCAAGATCGCCGCCCTGACCGCGCACCCGCAGTCGCCGATCGGCCTCGCCGCCGACCTGGTGGTCGAGATCCCCACACCCGTGACCGTCGCCCGGGGCGTCGTCCGGGCCAGCGTCCAGCCCCCCGGCTCATTATTCGAGCAGTGCCTGCTCGTGTTGTGTGATACAATGGTAATGATGTTCATGCAGCGGCTCGGCGTGACGGAAGAGCAGATGCGCGACCGCCACACCAAGCTCGAATAG